A stretch of Henckelia pumila isolate YLH828 chromosome 4, ASM3356847v2, whole genome shotgun sequence DNA encodes these proteins:
- the LOC140861675 gene encoding receptor-like protein EIX2, protein MTKEAVADSTSYYGFAYVYELEDIRYNSLRDGADITWKRKEVEYVKGLLHVKHVDPSNNLLVGDIPSEITKLDGLVNLNLSRNHLCGQIPPNIGVLKDLESLDLSRNQLSGRIPPSISELGSLRVLDLSYNNLSGRIPPGYTKFDESAYAENEGLCGRPVLNKSCPGEDESNHQDSNFNNDNNAMNNREHEDHELITKGFYICMVFDFVIGFWGIIGMILVSNSTRFAYFKLLNTVEDFVYVRVELSKVCFRNRFRN, encoded by the coding sequence ATGACCAAAGAAGCTGTTGCTGATTCGACATCCTATTATGGATTTGCTTATGTATACGAATTAGAGGACATAAGGTATAATAGCTTACGGGATGGTGCGGATATTACGTGGAAAAGAAAAGAGGTCGAATATGTAAAAGGTTTGCTACATGTTAAGCATGTTGATCCGTCCAACAATCTTTTAGTTGGTGATATTCCTTCTGAGATCACAAAGCTTGATGGCCTGGTTAATTTGAATCTTTCAAGAAATCATTTATGTGGACAAATTCCTCCAAACATTGGTGTTTTAAAAGACTTGGAATCTCTCGATCTTTCGAGAAACCAGCTCTCTGGGAGAATTCCGCCTAGCATTTCCGAATTAGGTTCTCTACGAGTCTTGGACTTGTCATACAACAACTTGTCGGGTAGAATTCCGCCTGGATATACAAAATTTGATGAATCAGCCTATGCGGAAAATGAAGGGCTTTGTGGTCGTCCCGTACTCAACAAATCTTGTCCTGGAGAAGATGAAAgcaatcatcaagattcaaacttCAATAACGACAACAATGCAATGAACAATCGGGAACATGAAGACCACGAGCTCATTACTAAAGGATTTtatatctgcatggtatttgattttgttattggattttgGGGGATCATCGGGATGATACTAGTAAGCAATTCAACAAGATTTGCATATTTCAAATTGTTGAACACTGTTGAAGACTTTGTATATGTGAGAGTCGAGCTGAGCAAAGTCTGTTTTAGGAATCGCTTTCGAAACTAG